The following are from one region of the Silene latifolia isolate original U9 population chromosome 9, ASM4854445v1, whole genome shotgun sequence genome:
- the LOC141599416 gene encoding polygalacturonase inhibitor-like, producing the protein MSPHKFYKHLLASLPLFSLLATLFVDLCHSQTVAKLCNHNDENTLLQIKSFWGNPPSLGYWDPNQDCCQWDLIQCNEQGRVITLRVSLSNDVHGPIPPFLDRLPSLDRLHFDNMYNLSGPIPQSIGKLTNLTAIVILGTNIGGPIPNFLGRLTNLVELNLASNKHTGPIPDFLGRLKSLTSLDLGDNQLTGHIPYSLTRLSNLSSLTLTLNKLSGSIPEFPPQKMSGLQFLGLNFNRFSGSIPRSLGRLPSLGALYLDHNKLTGDASYLFNKNNTVNKYISIGYNNLKFDLSKLDLPRLWGFEISHNLIYGSLPLSFGFLDPETVNVSYNRLCGPIPNGRRFKRANPDIFAHNKCLCGGPLPACK; encoded by the coding sequence ATGAGTCCACACAAATTCTACAAACACTTGTTAGCGTCGCTCCCTCTTTTTTCTCTCCTCGCGACTCTCTTTGTCGACCTCTGTCACTCTCAAACTGTCGCGAAGCTCTGTAACCACAATGACGAAAATACCCTTCTACAAATTAAATCCTTTTGGGGCAACCCTCCTTCACTCGGGTACTGGGACCCTAACCAAGATTGCTGTCAATGGGACCTTATCCAATGCAACGAACAAGGTCGGGTCATAACCCTCCGGGTAAGCTTATCCAACGATGTCCACGGCCCAATACCGCCTTTCTTGGACCGGTTACCGTCTCTTGATCGACTCCACTTTGATAACATGTATAACCTTTCCGGCCCAATACCACAGTCCATTGGCAAGCTCACTAACCTCACCGCGATTGTGATTTTGGGGACCAATATAGGCGGGCCTATTCCAAACTTCCTCGGCCGGCTCACGAACTTGGTCGAACTCAACCTTGCCTCGAATAAGCACACCGGTCCAATCCCTGATTTCCTAGGCCGGCTCAAGAGTTTGACTTCTCTTGACCTAGGCGACAATCAACTTACGGGTCACATTCCTTATTCATTGACCCGGCTCAGCAATCTTAGCTCCCTTACTCTTACTTTAAACAAGTTATCCGGCTCTATACCCGAATTTCCTCCTCAAAAAATGTCGGGTCTTCAATTTCTTGGTCTCAATTTTAACCGTTTCTCGGGTTCAATCCCGAGATCCCTAGGCCGATTACCCAGCCTCGGCGCCCTTTATCTCGATCACAATAAACTCACCGGGGATGCCTCGTATTTGTTTAACAAAAACAATACGGTTAATAAATATATAAGCATCGGCTATAATAATCTGAAGTTTGATTTATCAAAATTGGATTTGCCACGATTGTGGGGATTCGAAATTAGTCACAATCTCATTTATGGGTCTCTTCCGTTAAGCTTTGGCTTTTTGGATCCCGAAACTGTAAATGTGAGCTACAATCGTCTCTGTGGTCCGATCCCAAACGGTCGACGTTTCAAGCGAGCTAACCCAGACATCTTTGCTCATAATAAGTGCCTTTGTGGTGGTCCATTGCCTGCTTGCAAGTAG